In the genome of Spirochaetia bacterium, one region contains:
- the truB gene encoding tRNA pseudouridine(55) synthase TruB — MGNRASVLLIDKKCGLTSFQSLGAIKRKTGGKVGHCGTLDKFAEGLMIVLTGPLTKLNGLFSGLDKGYTATIRFGEETDTLDPEGEVVATAPVPQLSCIKQAIQEHFSGSILQAPPQYSAIHVNGRRAYALAREGKQVEMKQRPVYIRSFEILSWDGKDLSCHLEVSKGTYIRSIARDLALSCGSRGHLVALRRTSIGPYTVDEAVAGDDDEGISRLASQRDSLLLRLKGVVSCTIPDKAFLSLMSSGKRPDKSELTVDCTSACDFRYGLLYTSDGLLKAVIEFDAGGNCTKVIARIPQEN, encoded by the coding sequence TGTGCTCCTGATTGACAAGAAATGTGGCTTGACCAGTTTTCAGTCGTTGGGAGCAATAAAAAGGAAAACTGGCGGCAAGGTAGGGCATTGCGGGACGCTGGACAAATTTGCCGAAGGGCTTATGATCGTACTCACCGGACCGTTGACGAAACTTAACGGGCTTTTCTCTGGTTTGGACAAGGGGTATACGGCTACGATCAGATTCGGAGAAGAGACTGATACGCTTGATCCCGAAGGCGAGGTCGTGGCAACAGCACCTGTTCCTCAGCTGTCCTGCATAAAGCAGGCAATTCAGGAACATTTTTCTGGTTCCATTCTTCAGGCTCCGCCGCAGTATTCTGCCATCCATGTCAATGGCAGGCGTGCTTACGCATTGGCAAGGGAAGGCAAACAGGTTGAAATGAAGCAGAGGCCGGTCTATATCCGTTCCTTTGAGATTTTGTCTTGGGACGGAAAGGACCTTTCCTGCCATCTCGAGGTTTCAAAAGGGACCTATATCCGTTCCATTGCACGGGACCTTGCCCTCAGCTGTGGAAGCAGAGGGCATCTGGTTGCATTGCGGCGGACTTCCATAGGTCCCTATACGGTTGATGAAGCTGTAGCTGGAGATGATGATGAAGGTATTTCCCGTCTTGCATCTCAGAGGGATTCTTTGTTGCTGAGGCTCAAGGGAGTAGTTTCCTGTACGATTCCTGACAAGGCCTTCCTTTCGTTGATGTCCAGTGGAAAAAGGCCCGACAAATCAGAACTTACAGTTGATTGCACTTCTGCCTGTGATTTCCGTTATGGATTGCTGTATACTTCAGATGGGTTGCTGAAGGCTGTCATTGAATTTGATGCAGGAGGCAACTGTACTAAGGTTATTGCCCGTATACCGCAGGAGAACTAG
- a CDS encoding LptF/LptG family permease translates to MKLLDRHIVSSILRILILSVLLCTLMLMSVDLFSKLDSYVSHDVGKLQIVWATLLYAPQAFMLVLPPAILFTLTFFLSQLYANNEMIALMGSGFSLPRILAPILILSMVISVSTFFFNEFVVLPTTVDHQQYVDGLFKTTQNFDNRNITLMDESQGYILYARRYVERDRSLRDTTLVFKDSQGKISRRVDADRAIFSDGVWEFKNALVSTPEAGKLPRVRMDSFSDNRVTLAPNLFRNNSTDIATMGINLAIRYLGQLHRVDIESWWEQATTFYDRLSTPLTVLVMAWIACLIDYRNRRNVFLFSIFSSILIAIVYYVGKMLLQILSRQGVISPGWGVMIPYFVVCFLPLLFKFDRNKT, encoded by the coding sequence ATGAAGTTGCTGGACCGTCATATTGTCTCTTCCATACTCAGGATACTGATACTGTCCGTACTGTTATGTACCCTGATGCTCATGTCAGTTGATTTGTTTTCAAAACTTGATTCTTATGTTTCCCATGATGTGGGAAAACTTCAGATTGTCTGGGCAACTTTGCTTTATGCCCCGCAGGCTTTCATGTTGGTATTGCCTCCGGCCATCTTGTTTACTCTGACGTTTTTCCTGTCACAGCTCTATGCAAACAATGAGATGATTGCCTTGATGGGAAGTGGTTTTTCGCTACCCAGGATACTGGCACCTATCTTGATTTTGTCAATGGTCATTTCTGTCAGTACCTTTTTCTTCAATGAGTTTGTTGTTCTTCCGACGACTGTTGATCATCAACAGTATGTTGATGGACTGTTCAAGACTACCCAGAACTTTGACAATCGGAATATTACGCTTATGGATGAATCCCAAGGCTATATCCTCTATGCCAGGCGATATGTTGAGCGTGACAGAAGTCTTCGGGATACCACCTTGGTCTTCAAGGACAGTCAGGGAAAAATTTCCAGACGGGTAGATGCTGACAGGGCAATTTTCTCGGACGGTGTGTGGGAATTCAAGAATGCATTGGTATCGACACCTGAGGCAGGAAAACTTCCAAGAGTACGCATGGATAGTTTTTCAGATAACCGTGTGACATTGGCGCCAAATCTCTTCCGTAATAATTCTACGGACATAGCTACTATGGGAATCAATCTTGCAATCCGATACCTCGGGCAACTTCATCGGGTAGACATTGAATCATGGTGGGAGCAGGCAACGACCTTCTATGATCGTCTGTCTACACCCTTGACTGTCCTCGTCATGGCTTGGATAGCCTGTCTGATCGATTATAGGAACAGACGTAATGTTTTTCTTTTTTCTATCTTCAGTTCAATTCTTATTGCCATTGTCTACTATGTAGGCAAGATGCTTCTGCAGATTCTGTCTCGTCAAGGTGTCATTTCACCTGGCTGGGGTGTCATGATTCCTTATTTTGTGGTATGCTTCCTACCGCTTCTATTCAAGTTTGACAGGAATAAAACATGA
- the rpsO gene encoding 30S ribosomal protein S15: MITKEQKAEIIAKFGESATNTGSTRVQIALLTARINDLQGHFKQNPKDHASRRGLLQMVGQRRRLLRYLNKTDITAYRALLQELNLRK, from the coding sequence ATGATTACAAAGGAACAGAAGGCTGAAATCATAGCCAAGTTCGGTGAATCTGCCACTAATACCGGCAGTACAAGGGTCCAGATTGCATTGTTGACAGCCCGTATCAATGATTTGCAAGGCCATTTCAAGCAGAATCCGAAAGACCACGCCAGCAGAAGAGGTCTGTTGCAGATGGTTGGTCAGCGAAGAAGGCTGTTGCGCTATCTCAACAAAACGGATATTACTGCTTACAGGGCTCTTCTGCAGGAACTGAACCTCAGAAAATAG
- the dut gene encoding dUTP diphosphatase: MAVITIPVCTEDRVSLPLQATALSAGADLRAHLDGELIIKPMERVLVPTGLKLSIPEGFEAQVRPRSGLAIRNGITVLNAPGTIDADYRGEVKVILINLGNETFHLNDGDRIAQLVIVPVCQVSFKAVATLDVTERGEGGFGSTGV; this comes from the coding sequence ATGGCAGTGATTACCATACCAGTATGTACAGAGGATAGGGTTTCCCTTCCTCTGCAGGCTACGGCCCTCAGTGCAGGTGCTGACTTGAGGGCTCATCTTGACGGTGAGCTCATCATCAAACCGATGGAACGTGTATTGGTCCCTACAGGACTGAAGCTTTCCATTCCTGAGGGTTTTGAAGCACAGGTAAGGCCACGTAGCGGACTTGCTATCCGCAATGGAATTACGGTTCTCAATGCACCGGGTACCATCGATGCCGACTATAGGGGAGAGGTCAAGGTAATTCTGATAAACCTAGGGAATGAGACTTTTCACCTGAATGACGGAGATCGGATTGCGCAGCTGGTCATTGTACCCGTCTGTCAGGTTTCATTCAAGGCCGTTGCGACTTTGGATGTTACCGAGCGTGGGGAAGGTGGCTTCGGTTCCACTGGAGTATGA
- a CDS encoding LptF/LptG family permease — MGKVASVPLEYELLQRGKAEYSLARYYVSRQYLLSFCAAFVFFFMIFFVNQILLLAKQIPMNKIAPDSLFTLVLLAIPQFLLYTFPFATLTGASMVIGEFTSTNEILALRSVGYSLRRIYAPIICISIVLSCTTFLVADMLLPYSAVQYRKLYTHLMSSLPTLEVKSNSSNSIGDVIISNGHVEGQTINDLVIMQKQSNGDDQLLGAAKGTLALVDPLNFIYMLDLENPNLMVTRKNSLEDWSVAKGKHARLFLDFSSQVPSMGTNAPSNLSTVDLLAKIRKNSKALQEDVQDWRKDLRQASDELAFGLSDAATGRKQLVSDYQHFKSLGKKRPEDFYLQYFRAELQKKFALSAACFFLVFIAFPLSFVKFRHGRLLGFAISMLVAVSYWYLLFFAQLQVFSHMVNPLFWIWMPNALMFVLAMVLLKIRRMT; from the coding sequence GTGGGGAAGGTGGCTTCGGTTCCACTGGAGTATGAGTTGTTGCAACGGGGAAAAGCAGAGTATTCTTTGGCAAGATACTATGTGAGCAGGCAATATCTGCTTTCTTTCTGTGCAGCATTTGTTTTTTTCTTTATGATTTTCTTTGTCAATCAGATTCTGCTTCTTGCCAAGCAGATTCCGATGAACAAGATTGCCCCTGATTCCTTGTTTACATTGGTCTTGCTGGCTATTCCTCAGTTCCTTCTTTATACCTTTCCTTTTGCAACCCTTACCGGGGCATCGATGGTAATCGGAGAATTTACCAGCACGAATGAGATTCTTGCTCTTCGGTCTGTCGGCTATTCGCTCAGGCGCATCTACGCTCCGATCATCTGCATTTCCATCGTCCTATCGTGTACTACTTTTCTTGTTGCAGATATGTTGCTTCCGTATTCTGCCGTACAGTATCGCAAGCTTTATACTCATCTGATGTCTTCTCTGCCGACACTGGAAGTGAAAAGCAACAGTAGCAATTCCATCGGTGATGTAATCATTTCAAATGGACATGTTGAGGGACAGACGATCAATGACCTTGTCATCATGCAGAAGCAATCGAATGGGGATGACCAATTGTTGGGGGCTGCAAAAGGGACCCTTGCATTGGTTGATCCTCTCAATTTCATCTACATGCTGGATCTCGAGAACCCGAACCTGATGGTTACCAGAAAAAACAGCTTGGAAGACTGGAGTGTGGCAAAGGGAAAACATGCGAGGCTTTTCCTTGATTTTTCTTCCCAAGTCCCCTCAATGGGAACGAATGCACCAAGTAACCTCAGTACGGTCGATCTGCTTGCAAAGATACGTAAGAACAGCAAAGCTTTGCAAGAAGACGTGCAGGATTGGAGAAAAGATCTGAGGCAAGCATCGGATGAACTTGCTTTCGGACTTTCTGATGCTGCCACAGGAAGGAAACAACTTGTATCTGACTACCAGCATTTCAAATCTTTGGGTAAAAAACGACCTGAGGACTTTTATCTGCAATACTTCAGGGCTGAACTTCAAAAAAAATTTGCACTTTCTGCTGCTTGTTTCTTCTTGGTATTCATTGCTTTCCCCCTGAGTTTCGTAAAGTTCAGGCATGGGAGGCTTCTTGGTTTTGCCATCTCTATGTTGGTTGCAGTCAGTTATTGGTATTTGCTTTTCTTTGCCCAGCTCCAAGTCTTTTCCCATATGGTAAATCCTCTTTTTTGGATTTGGATGCCGAATGCGCTTATGTTTGTCTTGGCAATGGTTTTGCTCAAGATACGGAGGATGACATGA
- a CDS encoding FAD synthetase family protein: protein MERISFTEFTAGRPLESFHANLTIGVFDGVHRGHISILSHCLENRRKDTLALVMTFNVNPKMLCGTMKRRLPLTTQEQRSRIFEKLGFDKEIVIDFSPEFSKLSADRFLDSVFASVKVDKVIVGEDFRCGEPTTSYGASQLREYLLRKYPATVLVVPPAVLDCKGKVISSSMVRKQLVEGRLDIVRELLGRPYLLDLGSTPSHVSGSCLYYKREELKQLLPRQGLYDARVAGNSEPVSVRIDAHVLEVDTEDTFLLQKNGLELIQPKG from the coding sequence ATGGAGAGGATTTCTTTTACTGAATTTACAGCGGGCAGACCATTGGAATCCTTCCATGCCAATCTTACCATCGGTGTGTTTGACGGAGTGCACCGAGGACATATTTCTATCCTTTCACATTGCCTTGAAAATCGAAGGAAGGATACATTGGCACTTGTCATGACTTTCAATGTCAATCCCAAGATGCTGTGTGGTACGATGAAAAGACGTTTACCGTTGACGACACAGGAACAACGTAGCCGGATATTTGAGAAACTTGGTTTTGATAAGGAGATAGTAATTGACTTTTCTCCTGAATTCAGTAAACTTAGCGCAGACAGGTTCCTTGATTCAGTTTTTGCTTCGGTAAAGGTGGACAAGGTGATCGTCGGAGAGGATTTCCGATGCGGTGAACCCACTACGTCTTATGGGGCTTCTCAGCTGCGGGAATATCTGCTTCGAAAGTATCCTGCTACTGTTCTGGTTGTTCCTCCTGCAGTCCTTGATTGCAAGGGAAAGGTCATCAGCAGCAGCATGGTCAGAAAACAACTTGTCGAGGGCAGACTGGACATTGTCCGGGAATTGCTCGGCAGACCGTATTTGCTGGACTTGGGGTCAACACCCTCCCATGTTTCCGGTAGCTGTCTGTATTATAAAAGAGAAGAGTTGAAACAGTTGCTTCCCCGGCAGGGTCTGTATGATGCCAGGGTAGCAGGAAACAGCGAGCCTGTAAGCGTCAGAATTGATGCCCATGTGCTTGAAGTTGACACTGAGGATACGTTTCTCTTGCAAAAAAATGGACTGGAATTAATCCAGCCGAAGGGGTAA
- the pnp gene encoding polyribonucleotide nucleotidyltransferase, giving the protein MFETKTSRVRIGNDELIFETGKIAKQANGAVYARYAGSAVVATVCCGPAPTEALDYVPLSVEYNEKFYAAGKIPGGYLKREARPKDKEILVSRLIDRPMRPLFDKAFGREIQVIPTVVSTDQINCPDIIAINAASAAVTISDIPFDGPIAAVRMAKVDGELVVNPTFQQIEKAEMDIVVAGTMVGITMVEGGAKEVSEETMLEAIAKAHPVIKQICQAQLELKELAGKEKLPVFHEDIDMSWIEPVRAAAYPLVEVASFVKGKQKRYAALEKVHEQINSEYAQVIAEDPKRPAQMAAMYDELEYTILRKSILDKGVRTDGRKVTEIRPITCEVGVLPKTHGSALFTRGETQSLATTTLGTASDEQMFDDIDGAKTFSSFMLHYNFPPYSVGETGRLTTGRREIGHGHLAQRALQAVVPSKETFPYTIRVVSDIMESNGSSSMASVCGGCLSLMDAGVPIKKPVAGVAMGLITEGADYSKYVILSDILGEEDHLGDMDFKVTGTEDGITAFQMDIKIAGVTPEIMSKALAQAKEGRLHILGIMKKAIAAPRTEVNENAPKILTMKVAEEKIGAVIGTGGKTIKGIAAQSGAEVNISDDGTITIYGPNSKAAKAARDLVNQIIEEPEVGRIYNGTVKRIMDFGAFIEILPGKEGLCHISKLSKKRVNNVEDVLKVGQEIPVKLIEIDRQNRLNLSYIDALMDLEKKDDKN; this is encoded by the coding sequence ATGTTTGAAACAAAGACTTCACGTGTTCGCATCGGTAATGACGAACTGATCTTTGAAACGGGAAAAATTGCCAAGCAAGCCAATGGTGCAGTCTATGCACGCTATGCAGGAAGCGCAGTCGTTGCAACGGTCTGCTGTGGCCCAGCTCCTACAGAGGCTCTCGATTATGTTCCCCTTTCCGTGGAATACAATGAAAAATTCTATGCTGCCGGGAAAATTCCCGGAGGTTATCTCAAGAGAGAAGCTAGACCGAAAGACAAGGAGATTTTGGTAAGCCGTCTGATTGACCGTCCAATGAGACCCTTGTTTGACAAGGCATTTGGCCGTGAGATCCAGGTAATTCCTACGGTTGTCTCGACCGATCAGATCAATTGTCCTGATATCATTGCCATCAACGCAGCTTCTGCGGCTGTAACGATAAGTGATATTCCCTTTGATGGTCCTATTGCAGCTGTAAGGATGGCCAAGGTCGATGGAGAACTTGTTGTCAACCCGACTTTCCAGCAGATTGAAAAAGCTGAAATGGATATCGTAGTTGCCGGAACTATGGTCGGTATCACGATGGTTGAAGGCGGGGCAAAGGAAGTAAGCGAAGAGACCATGCTTGAAGCAATTGCCAAGGCTCATCCTGTCATCAAGCAGATCTGCCAGGCACAGCTTGAACTGAAGGAACTTGCAGGCAAGGAAAAACTTCCGGTATTCCATGAAGACATCGATATGAGTTGGATTGAGCCGGTAAGGGCTGCTGCATATCCCTTGGTTGAAGTAGCTTCGTTCGTAAAAGGAAAGCAGAAGCGCTATGCAGCCTTGGAAAAGGTGCATGAGCAGATCAACAGTGAATATGCACAGGTCATCGCAGAAGATCCCAAGAGACCTGCCCAGATGGCTGCAATGTATGATGAACTGGAATATACCATATTGCGTAAGTCTATCCTTGACAAAGGGGTAAGGACTGATGGAAGGAAAGTGACGGAAATCCGTCCCATTACCTGTGAAGTAGGTGTTCTTCCCAAGACCCATGGTTCTGCATTGTTTACCCGTGGTGAAACACAGTCTTTGGCAACTACCACACTCGGAACTGCCAGTGATGAACAGATGTTTGATGATATTGATGGAGCAAAAACTTTTTCTTCCTTCATGCTGCATTATAACTTTCCTCCGTACAGCGTAGGAGAAACAGGCAGACTGACCACCGGAAGAAGGGAAATCGGCCATGGACATCTTGCACAGAGGGCTTTGCAGGCTGTGGTTCCTTCAAAGGAAACATTCCCGTACACCATCCGTGTCGTTTCCGATATCATGGAAAGCAACGGTTCTTCTTCAATGGCCAGTGTCTGCGGCGGCTGCCTGTCTCTCATGGATGCAGGTGTTCCCATCAAGAAGCCTGTTGCAGGTGTTGCCATGGGTCTGATTACTGAAGGAGCTGATTATTCCAAGTATGTCATTCTTTCCGATATCCTTGGTGAAGAAGACCATTTGGGTGATATGGATTTCAAGGTAACCGGTACTGAAGATGGTATCACGGCTTTCCAGATGGATATCAAGATTGCTGGTGTTACTCCTGAGATCATGAGCAAGGCACTTGCCCAGGCAAAGGAAGGTAGACTGCATATCCTTGGTATCATGAAAAAAGCAATTGCTGCACCTAGGACTGAAGTCAATGAAAACGCACCGAAGATTCTTACCATGAAGGTGGCTGAAGAAAAAATAGGTGCAGTCATCGGTACAGGTGGAAAGACCATCAAGGGAATTGCGGCACAGAGTGGTGCCGAAGTCAATATTTCAGATGACGGAACCATCACCATCTACGGACCGAACAGCAAGGCTGCAAAGGCTGCACGTGACCTGGTCAATCAGATAATCGAGGAGCCAGAAGTCGGCCGCATCTATAATGGAACGGTAAAGCGTATCATGGATTTCGGTGCTTTCATTGAAATCCTTCCAGGCAAGGAAGGTCTGTGTCATATTTCCAAGCTTTCAAAGAAGCGTGTCAACAACGTTGAGGATGTGCTGAAAGTCGGACAGGAAATTCCTGTCAAACTGATTGAAATTGACAGACAAAACAGGTTGAATCTTTCTTACATAGATGCTTTGATGGATTTGGAAAAGAAGGACGATAAGAACTGA
- the tgt gene encoding tRNA guanosine(34) transglycosylase Tgt: MSELIYKKIHQDAGSHARLGQVTLGHGVVQTPAFMPVGTNGTVKGIYHDKVKQIGYNLILANTYHLYLRPGTEVLDSFSGLHNFSNWQGNILTDSGGFQVFSLSNLRKIKESGVQFQSHIDGSRHVFTPEKVINVQKSIGSDICMVLDVCTPPNITYKAAKEAMDITHSWAQRSQHQAEELGEDFHGKLFGIVQGNFYKDLRKESAEFISSLDFPGIAIGGLSVGEEKSKFLDYLAYTASYIDEAKPRYVMGIGSPDYILAAVENGIDLFDCVLATRMARNGAVFTDDGIVTLKKAIHTFDHGPLQEGCTCEACTHYSRAYLHHLVKTGEMLAGMLATEHNLTYLYHFMERIRQAIREDRFAQFKRDYLERFYGTGK, translated from the coding sequence ATGAGTGAACTTATTTATAAAAAGATACATCAGGATGCTGGTTCCCATGCCAGGCTAGGGCAGGTTACGCTGGGCCATGGCGTCGTACAGACACCTGCCTTCATGCCGGTCGGCACAAATGGAACGGTAAAAGGCATCTACCATGACAAAGTAAAGCAGATTGGCTATAACCTTATCTTGGCAAATACCTATCATCTGTATCTTCGTCCCGGAACTGAAGTCCTTGATAGTTTTTCCGGCTTGCATAATTTTTCCAATTGGCAGGGTAACATACTTACTGACAGCGGTGGATTTCAGGTGTTTTCACTTTCGAACCTGCGTAAGATAAAAGAAAGCGGCGTACAGTTCCAGTCTCACATTGACGGTTCCCGACATGTCTTTACTCCTGAAAAAGTCATCAATGTCCAGAAAAGCATCGGATCAGATATCTGCATGGTATTGGATGTCTGTACACCTCCGAATATAACCTACAAGGCTGCAAAGGAAGCTATGGACATCACGCATAGCTGGGCTCAGAGATCCCAACATCAAGCCGAAGAACTTGGAGAAGACTTTCATGGCAAGCTGTTCGGTATCGTACAGGGCAATTTCTACAAGGATTTACGCAAAGAAAGCGCTGAGTTCATTTCTTCCCTTGACTTCCCCGGTATTGCTATCGGTGGGCTGTCGGTAGGTGAGGAAAAAAGCAAGTTCCTTGACTACTTGGCTTATACGGCATCTTACATCGATGAGGCAAAACCGAGATACGTGATGGGCATCGGTTCTCCGGATTACATTCTGGCTGCAGTGGAGAACGGTATTGATCTTTTTGATTGTGTACTTGCAACCAGAATGGCAAGAAACGGTGCAGTCTTTACCGATGATGGCATCGTAACGCTGAAGAAGGCAATACACACCTTCGACCATGGACCGTTGCAGGAGGGATGTACATGTGAAGCTTGTACCCATTATTCACGGGCTTACCTGCATCATTTGGTCAAGACTGGGGAAATGTTGGCCGGCATGCTTGCAACGGAACATAATCTGACCTATCTTTATCATTTTATGGAACGTATACGTCAGGCAATCAGGGAAGACCGATTTGCCCAATTCAAGCGAGATTATCTTGAAAGATTCTACGGTACAGGAAAATAG
- the murJ gene encoding murein biosynthesis integral membrane protein MurJ: MPNSSEIILKDSTVQENSRHSFQVMACTLASRLLGIIKARALTAAFGAGAVADVINVAYFFPNSLRKLFAEGAADAAFIPGFSTMDSKKDRSRLLSLIVSFQAGLFLLLVGITYLFRYDIFGFISDFKGESLRLGGNLLPAFMLFLAFLSIATVFWGLLKCDRKFLLASLSPLFCSIAIILCLTFLSDTLGAFSMALGTVIGSLLQMAYCIILTVRFGYSFHLSLAFRDPDFLKVLKAWLIIILSSAITILSQQYSQYLASSLAEGSATAYANGIIFFSVPYGIIFNGIVAVAFTELSDAHSHGQADRFSFHLSYAINGLVACLVPSALVLGFLSKEVIACILQTGRFTYADTQLTSGVLIQLMAGIVIVALKACMYRTMLAKREVNKTLSLTIIEALLDIFLSWLLVGKYHSVEVLPIAGNLSAFVMLMIYIGLLKNDMQGKRILASGLKVILANLPLLFVLLLYAHQDFTWFQSGSTGRNLLYLCLCMLLLGILVLFSYHIAGIPVIDFLKAGGRRHQEK, encoded by the coding sequence TTGCCCAATTCAAGCGAGATTATCTTGAAAGATTCTACGGTACAGGAAAATAGCAGGCATAGTTTTCAGGTAATGGCCTGTACGCTGGCATCGAGATTGCTGGGCATCATAAAAGCGAGGGCCCTTACTGCTGCTTTCGGTGCAGGGGCTGTTGCAGATGTCATCAATGTCGCTTATTTTTTCCCGAACAGCCTGAGGAAACTTTTTGCTGAGGGTGCTGCTGATGCTGCTTTCATACCTGGTTTTTCAACTATGGACAGCAAAAAGGACCGCAGCAGGCTACTTTCTCTTATCGTATCATTTCAGGCAGGTCTTTTCCTTCTGCTTGTCGGCATCACGTATCTGTTCCGTTATGATATTTTTGGTTTTATCAGTGATTTCAAAGGTGAAAGCCTGAGACTCGGTGGAAACCTGCTACCGGCTTTTATGCTTTTTCTTGCGTTTCTTTCAATTGCAACAGTTTTCTGGGGATTGCTGAAGTGTGATAGGAAGTTTTTACTTGCTTCCTTGTCTCCCTTGTTTTGTTCCATAGCAATAATCCTTTGCCTTACTTTCCTTTCTGATACGCTTGGCGCATTCAGCATGGCGCTAGGTACTGTCATCGGCTCGTTGCTTCAGATGGCTTATTGTATCATATTGACGGTCAGGTTCGGTTATTCCTTTCACTTGTCCCTTGCATTCAGGGATCCTGATTTCCTGAAAGTGCTGAAGGCTTGGTTGATCATCATCCTTTCTTCGGCTATAACAATCCTTTCCCAGCAATATTCACAATATTTGGCAAGCAGTCTTGCAGAAGGGAGTGCTACTGCCTATGCCAACGGTATCATCTTTTTTTCGGTACCGTATGGCATCATTTTCAACGGTATAGTTGCCGTAGCTTTCACTGAGCTTTCCGATGCCCATTCTCATGGTCAGGCTGACCGGTTCAGCTTTCATCTTTCCTATGCGATCAACGGTCTTGTTGCCTGCTTGGTTCCCAGTGCCTTGGTACTTGGATTCCTTAGCAAGGAAGTCATTGCCTGCATACTGCAGACAGGCCGTTTTACCTACGCAGATACCCAGTTGACATCAGGGGTATTGATCCAGTTGATGGCAGGTATCGTCATCGTTGCATTGAAAGCCTGCATGTACAGGACCATGTTGGCAAAGAGAGAAGTCAACAAGACTTTGTCTTTGACCATAATAGAAGCATTGCTTGATATTTTTCTCAGCTGGCTGTTGGTTGGCAAGTATCATTCGGTGGAAGTCCTTCCGATAGCGGGTAACCTGAGTGCTTTTGTCATGCTGATGATTTACATCGGCCTGTTGAAAAACGACATGCAGGGTAAAAGGATTCTTGCTTCAGGTCTGAAAGTCATTCTCGCCAATTTGCCTTTGCTCTTTGTCTTGCTTCTGTATGCCCATCAGGACTTTACGTGGTTCCAATCGGGCTCGACAGGACGGAATCTTCTCTATCTTTGCCTGTGCATGCTTTTGCTGGGCATCCTGGTATTGTTCAGCTATCATATTGCAGGTATTCCAGTCATTGATTTCCTTAAGGCTGGCGGCAGAAGGCATCAGGAAAAATAA